The following nucleotide sequence is from Erinaceus europaeus chromosome 8, mEriEur2.1, whole genome shotgun sequence.
ATTTACCCATCAAAGGATTCTGTCATCAGTCTAACTAATCAGACAGCCAAAAATTCAtccttatgggagtcaggcggtagcacagtgggttaagtgcaggtggtgcacagcacaaggaccagagtaaggattctggttcgagcccctggctccccacctgcaggggagtcgcttcacaggcagtgaagcaggtctgcaggtgtctgtctttttctccccctctctgtcttcccctcatctctccatttctctctgtcctatccaacaatgatgacatcaataacaacaacaatattaactacaacaataaaacaagggcaacaaaaggaaaaaaatgttcatcCATGTGAGACTGTAAAGTGGGTGAATAAGTTAAATTCTCCTTTAGTTTATCTATAAAGGGAGGTAATGATGTTACTGTAATTGTAATGTGCTGagttgttgattttttaaaatccatGAGACATGCCAAATTTAGTGGCTAAAATTGAATAAAATTTCAAGGAACTTTAGTTTACTTCTTCCCTCTACAACTTCCCCATCCCTCCATATCTATCCTGGGGgatggaactgtgtggatttgtacccctcttatcctatggcttttgtcagtgtttcctatttataaataaaaattgaaaatatataagtaaatgaaaaacagaaagtatagcacacacacacacatgctcagaaAGTCAGATTCATAAGTTAATCATGAATATAACTGTCTTATTTCCTAACTTGCACATAAGTTTCTTGGGAATGAAGACTATACATCATAAACTGGTTGTTAACTGTCTGCAATTGTGAATAATCTTCAGGATTTTATGGcttatcctgactttcctgggcagacaacctcaccaatgtgtcctggagtctcccctccccagagccctgccccactagggacagacagacacaggctgggggtgtggatccacctgccaacacccatgtccagtgaagaagcaatgacagaagccagaactcccaccttctgctccccataaagaattctggtccaggctcccagagggataaagaacagggaagcttccagtagaggagaTGGGGCACgagattctggtggtgggaactgtgtggaattatcccctgttatcttacaatcttgttcatcattattaaatcactaataattttttaaaagatagtctGTCTTGAATTTATGCATACTTTGATAGTTCTTAATgcttctgtatctttctttttttcaccctGTGCCTCCCTGTCATCTCCCATGCTCTTGTTTTGATGATGTGGCCAATATGTTCAATTCTCACTGGAGAATCAGTCACAAGATGCATCATGACCCTTAAAAcactggagaggggaggagaggaggtcaGTTCTTCTCAAGGACCCACTGATGTTTCTGTGTCACTGCATGAGGGAATGTGACCAGCTCTGCTGAAACAGAAGTCATATGCAAACTCCCTCAAATCCCAGAGCCAGCCCCCAAGGAGATGCCTGTGAAGTGTGAGAGGCGGCAGTAACTTGTGCTCCTCCCCAGGGAGCTCCGTGTGGCCCAGACTGGCctgtgcagccccccccccccccacgtcccTCCAGATGGTCAGGCTCCTGACCTGCTCCTGTCTCCCCTGCAAACACCCTGCGCCAGCTACTTTACCTGCTGTGAAGGGGGGCATGTGCAAGGCAGGTGTGTCTTTTCTCCTTGGCTTTTTCTGTTCCAGGTCAGTGTTGTGAAGAGCTGGACTTGGCTTGCCCTTTGGGCGCCGCCCCTGGACATCATACCTTTGAATTAAATGTTCCGAAAGCACACCTGCATGGGAAGGGCAACAGAGAGAGACACGGTCAGAAACGTGGAGCCTGCAATGCAAGGGCTGttatcttcttttattattattattatcttgtgATTTTTAATTAGCATgtcttgaaaaaaattgtaatttggaggggccagggggtggcgcacctggatatGACCACACcctagaatgcacaaggacccgggttcaagcccctggttcccacctgcagaggggaagcttcacgagtagtgtagcaggtctgcaggggtctctctccctctctcccccacccctctcaatttacctgtctctatccaataaataaaactactttaaaaagaaagaaaaaaagtaatttggAGATACTTTTCATATCTAAATACCATGCGTATGCTTATTTGCTTCCCCTTttttagagagaggcagaaggacaGGTTAAAAGAGAACGAGAACACCACATACAAGTTTCCATCCACATAACGGAGGCTGGGCTGGCACAGCACACTGTGTTTGCTggccttatttgtttatttggagaAGTGTCTTCCTATCTAATAGCTGTaggtttaaaaagttttttatttattatttttctcttaccactcccatcaccaaaggtctgtgtcctcatccaCCCCCATTCCTATAGAGAGATAAGACTAGAGTTCTCCCACTGTCTTGGAAATAcgttgattcttttttaattctcataTACCCAGTTCTCTGCATACTTATCTTACACATTGCAACAGTGGTCAGTCTATCTTTTCAGACTTGCTTTCCCACCAGAGCTTCAGTGGGGTTTCGGACACTGGTGTGGAATACTTCTAGCAGAGACTATACTGTTCTTTCTACTTCTAGCAGAGACTATattgttctttctatttttcacaTACAGTACGGGacacagagagatgaagagacacagagacagagagagaaggagagatagcacaTCACCACTCtattgctcaaacctgggtccacatGTAATAAAGTGAGTTCTCACAGATGAGTTTTAGCTCATGGTTCCTCAAACTTATATTTATGGGTTTCTTGGCAGTAAGAACAAGAATCTAAGGAGGTCACATTAAGAGATATCCCCTGTGTCAGACTTAGGAGCTTACTATTGTTACCAGCATCACACAGCCAacgatagagaggcagaaaataCGTCAGCAATGTGCTGGTGTGTGTGAGACCCAGTACTCAAGGCCAGGTGTGCCTTCAaagtctttctcttttaaattaaaaaatagtatgtattcccttttgttgcccttgctgttctattgttgtagttattattgtcgttgttattaatggcatccttattggataggacagagagaaatggagagaggaaggaagacagagagggggagagaaagacagacacctgcagccctgcttcaccgcttgtgaagcgactcccctgcaggtggggagccaggggctcgaatcgggatccttaggccggtccctgcgctttgtgccacgtgcgcttaacccgctgtgcccccGCCCGCCTCCTGTCCAAAGTCCTTCTTGTCGGCACagtggagaagcacatggtgctACTTGTCCGTGTGCTCCACATTTTAGTGGTTTCAGTACAGTTCCCTAGCCACCCACCTGTCTCTCATCACTCTGCTACATCTGATTTTTATCTCCCTCATTTAGAAACTCTCTGAacaggagatggcacaatggataaaacactggactctcaagcatgaggtcctgagttcaatccccgacaatccatgtaccagagtgatgtctggttctctctctctccctctctctctctctctctctcttcctatctttctggttaacaaataaataaaatctttttttaaaaaagaaagaaaagaaaagaaactctctGAAGTCAGTCTTCTCTAGAAAACTCTTCACAATTCCCTGCCCAGATTCAGGTCCCTGGGTTGGGTCTTTATTCCAGCTACCTGTAGGTTATGATTATTTTATAAAACCAGAAAGCTCTGTGTTGCACTTGTCTCATCTTTCTCCGAGTAGGTTGTAAATGAAGGAAGTAGTCAATAGTTGGCCAGGAGAAATGAGGTCTCTCTGTGAACAAGAAGGCAACGCAGAGCGTGGCGCCTCACGCCCACGGCTGTTACAGTCCTGTCAGTtatgaaccagatggttttacttccCCCTGGGGCATGTAGTTGGATGAGACTTCCCAGCCTCCCTTGCAAAAACCAGGTAAGGCCTATGCCAGAAAGAATTGGCATGTAGACGTCTATGtctgtctattctttttttctaatttgtatcTGTTAttgatagtttgttacaagattgtaagatgccGGTGTGCAGCTCCACGCCACACCCATCACCAGAGATcggcacccccacctcccaccttgcAAAAATCAGGACCAGAATTCTCACAAGTCTGACATGTTTGCTTGCTTCTCtttagtttggatttttttttcctgcaagttCATGCGGCTcagatctctggattccacatatgagtgaaaccatctgggagttgtctttcatctcttgccATATTTCGCTAAGCACTATCAGTGTGTCCTTCCTCATCCCATTGGGGTACTGATGCTCAGGGGGCCATGGGAAGACACATGCTGAAGAGGTTAATATGTTCATCGGTTCAAGACCCATGGATGACTTTTCAAAGCAGAGTGTGCCTCCCCAGTCCCAAAACGTCCCTTATTGGCAAGTCTGAAATGTCTTATGTATGCTACTAAAACACAGTTCAGCTGTTGTCACAGCTGGCCATGTTGTAACTAAGATTAATGTGAGGAATGCATCAATCATTAGAAAATACCCaggtaattaagaaaaaaaaccccTAAGTTTAGTGTGCTCTCCTGTAAGATGTGCAAATGAAGGGGCCTAGAGGTGGTCCACCCACTTAAGCACACAGACTTCCAAGCTCAAGGGCCCacaaaggacccagtttgagacTCCCGGCTCCCCAGTTGCCGGAGGgaagcttcccaggtggtgaagcaggtctgcaggtgtctgtctttctcccttttctacctccccatcctctcaattttctctgtcctgttgaataaaatggaaaaaacaaacgaacaaacaaaaatgcccacaggagcaatggattcgtagtgctggcactgagccccagtgataaccttgaaggaaaaacaaaaaaacaaaaaatgtgcaTAGGACCTAATTCTCCTTACCTGGTATAAAAGGCGGGATGTGCAGTGCTGGTGTGTCTTTCCTCCTTGGCTTTTTTTGGTCAGACTCAACACTCAGGGCAACTTGtacatttttccccttccttGGCTTCTTTTTGAGATCACAGTCTTTAGTGAATTGGTCCGAAAGATCATCTGATTTTAACGATATTCAAAGAAAAGAATATAGCATAAATAAATGCCCAGTCACAAACTACAGGGGCAGAATCCACTGGTCTGAAAAATCAAAGTGTTGATTTATAGTTAGTCTCTCTGACTGTGAGTTTCAGTAGGCTTGCATAATTGCATATGATAAAATAAAAGCAGCAATTCTGTAAAATGAGGAAAACTTAGATGAAAACAATAGTCAAAGGAAGAGTCTAGAAATATAGTCAGGCAAGTCACAAGGCACCGCAGTTTCTTCGTTCAAGGTGTGATTTCTTTAGGTTCAGTTTCCAGCATGAAATTTTACAATGTCTAcagccattaaaaaaaatggcagtaAATTCTCCCTGGCTTCACATCGGTGCCCCAAAGGTCACATGTGTGATCCACACTTGAATTTTTGTTTTGATCTTTACTTTGCCCCCTGATACTGCAGTTTATCTTTCTACCTTAACGCATGGTTCctgacctggtccccacctggtccccacctgggtggggggacgcttcacgagtggtgaagcaggtctgcaggtgtctctctgactctttccttctctatatttcccacccctctcaatttctctttgtcctacccaataaaataaaataaaaataaggaaaaaatggggaaatgggggccaggagtggtggatttgtagtgctagcagagctccagcaataaccctggaggcaaaaaaaaaaaaaaaggaagaaaagagaaaaagtggcTACTGGGGGGAGAGGTGCAGCTGTGCAGGAATGGACTCCCGGTGAAAACCTCAGTAAGAGCAGCACAGGAATGATATATAGGCTCTCAGCAGCTGATGGGGTCAGAAAATCCAAGTTCTTCAGAATGTATTACCTAGCAAaaatatcaattaaaaataattgcTATCATGTAACAGTCATTGtaattcttctctccaccccccacatATATTAAACATACAACTAACACTGatttttgttgaatgaatgagtgaatgaatggctGGAttgatggagggatggatggataggtggatggatggatggatggatggatggatggatggatcaatggatgagtggatggatggatggatggatgcatggatgggtgggtggatgaatggatgagtggatggatggatggatagatgggtgggtggatgggtgggtgggtggatgggtgcatggatgggtgggtggatggatggatggatggatgggtgggtgggtgggtggatgggtgcatggatgggtgggtggatggatggatggatggatgggtgcatggatggatgagtgcatggatgggtgggtggatggatggatgggtggatggatggatggatgaatgggtggatggatggatgggtggatggacggatgggtgggtggatggatgggtgcatggatgggtgggtggatggatggatgggtggatggatggatggatgggtggatggatgggtgggtgggtggatggatgggtgcatggatgggtgggtgggtggatggatgggtggatggacagatgggtgggtggatggatggatgggtgcatggatgggtgggtggatggatgggtggatgatgggtggatggatggatgggtttgTGGATGTATATATGTATGAATTTTGCTCAGAATGATTTGGCCACAGGGGTGCCAGGAATGAACATGCTCCTTGTTACCATTTGACCCCAGTATGTGATTCAGAGCAGAGTACAGAGATCAAACCATTTGCTTCAATTTTGACTTTTACTTCAGTTGCACTTTTCCCCATTTTCGGAGAAATCCCAAACATAAAATCCCTTGGTGGCGAAtagggagaggggagtggaggggagtcaTTACCAGGAATAGGGAGAGGGGAGCGGAGGGGAGTCATTACCAGGTGAGGAAtagggagaggggagtggaggggagtcaTTACCAGGCGAGGAATAGGGAGAGGGGAGCGGAGGGGAGTCATTACCAGGCGAGGCATAAACAAAGACAACGAATATGCAAAAGGCACATCCATCAAAAGTCTAAgagttgaattttttaaaaatgggggagaGGCAGAACTGTTTCTGGCATTTTCATTACAGAGGTTACGCAAAAAATGTCAGTACCAGAAAGGAAGCAGATTGACAATAAAGCTGGAAAAGGCTATTTAAAATTCTGTCTTGATAGGCAAAGAAagatatttgaaatattttattggcTCTGCATTTGGGGTGTGAGTGTTCTGGGAAATACTGGAAGGAAACTAGACTGTCATTCCATTTCTTGCCTCACGAGTGTTCTGCCAAACACCCAGGGGCAAACGGGGAGCAGGGAGCAtagtcccttttctttctctcttttaatgctagtgaaccccccc
It contains:
- the PPP1R17 gene encoding protein phosphatase 1 regulatory subunit 17 isoform X1 — encoded protein: MMSMEQMQSLELSEDRQDKLTPRCSLLDDLSDQFTKDCDLKKKPRKGKNVQVALSVESDQKKPRRKDTPALHIPPFIPGVLSEHLIQRYDVQGRRPKGKPSPALHNTDLEQKKPRRKDTPALHMPPFTAGMTLLRDERPKVIMEDDEKEGDKIAI
- the PPP1R17 gene encoding protein phosphatase 1 regulatory subunit 17 isoform X2, with product MQPLELSEDRQDKLTPRCSLLDDLSDQFTKDCDLKKKPRKGKNVQVALSVESDQKKPRRKDTPALHIPPFIPGVLSEHLIQRYDVQGRRPKGKPSPALHNTDLEQKKPRRKDTPALHMPPFTAGMTLLRDERPKVIMEDDEKEGDKIAI